A genomic region of Fundulus heteroclitus isolate FHET01 chromosome 24, MU-UCD_Fhet_4.1, whole genome shotgun sequence contains the following coding sequences:
- the LOC105917412 gene encoding splicing factor U2AF 35 kDa subunit isoform X2: MQEHYDEFFEEVFTEMEEKYGEVEEMNVCDNLGDHLVGNVYVKFRREEDAEKAVMDLNNRWFNAQPIHAELSPVTDFREACCRQYEMGECTRGGFCNFMHLKPISRELRRELYGRRRKKHRSRSRSRERRSRSKDRRRDREKRKSRDRERSGRF, translated from the exons ATGCAGGAACATTACGACGAGTTCTTTGAG GAGGTGTTCACAGAGATGGAGGAGAAGTATGGAGAGGTGGAGGAGATGAATGTCTGTGATAACCTAGGTGACCACCTCGTTGGTAATGTCTATGTGAAG TTTCGCCGTGAGGAGGATGCAGAGAAAGCAGTCATGGACCTGAACAACCGCTGGTTCAACGCCCAGCCCATCCACGCAGAGCTGTCGCCGGTCACCGACTTCAGAGAAGCCTGCTGCCGCCAGTATGAAATGGG GGAATGCACCCGAGGAGGCTTCTGCAACTTCATGCACCTGAAACCCATTTCACGGGAACTTCGTAGAGAGCTCTACGGCCGCCGCAGGAAAAA GCACCGCTCTCGTTCCCGCTCCCGAGAACGACGCTCCCGCTCTAAGGACCGACGGCGGGACCGCGAGAAGCGGAAGTCGAGGGACCGGGAGCGCTCCGGGAGGTTCTGA